In the genome of Pseudomonas protegens, one region contains:
- a CDS encoding ketopantoate reductase family protein, with amino-acid sequence MHITILGAGAMGSLFGGLLAESGQQVTLLDINDAHLAAIQRDGLLLATDHGERRITGLDACRPEQASGHPDLLLVFTKTLHTDSALRSVAGHIAGHTRVLTLQNGLGNAEALSRHVAPRQVLIGMTNWPADLVGPGQVHSHGQGLVRVLALDEGERQASAEVAAVLDAAGLNCAVDPEVWTSIWEKVAFNAALNSLCAATGCTVGQLDAAPEGVALARAIVMEVVAVAHSQGVVLDAQRCLDSVAFAMANHRTHKPSMLQDVLAGRPTEIGSINGQVLERARQAGVAVPHTETLLGLLRLIEQRAAV; translated from the coding sequence ATGCACATCACCATTCTCGGCGCGGGCGCCATGGGTTCGCTGTTTGGCGGCCTGCTGGCGGAAAGCGGGCAGCAGGTGACGCTGCTGGACATCAACGACGCGCACCTTGCGGCGATCCAGCGCGATGGCCTGCTGCTGGCGACCGACCACGGCGAGCGGCGCATCACCGGCCTCGATGCTTGCCGCCCGGAACAGGCCAGCGGGCACCCGGACCTGTTGCTGGTGTTCACCAAGACCCTGCACACCGACAGCGCCCTGCGCAGCGTGGCCGGGCATATCGCCGGGCACACCCGGGTGCTGACCCTGCAGAACGGCCTGGGCAACGCCGAGGCCTTGTCGCGGCATGTGGCCCCGCGGCAGGTGCTGATCGGCATGACCAACTGGCCGGCCGATCTGGTCGGGCCGGGGCAGGTGCATTCCCACGGCCAGGGTCTGGTCCGGGTGCTGGCCCTCGACGAGGGTGAGCGCCAGGCCAGCGCTGAGGTGGCGGCGGTGCTGGACGCGGCCGGGCTCAACTGCGCGGTGGACCCCGAGGTCTGGACCTCGATCTGGGAGAAGGTCGCCTTCAACGCGGCGCTGAACAGCCTGTGCGCGGCCACCGGGTGCACCGTGGGCCAGCTGGACGCGGCGCCGGAAGGCGTGGCGCTGGCCCGGGCCATCGTCATGGAAGTGGTGGCCGTGGCCCACTCCCAGGGGGTAGTGCTGGATGCCCAGCGCTGCCTGGACAGCGTGGCCTTTGCCATGGCCAACCACCGCACCCACAAGCCGTCGATGCTGCAGGACGTGCTGGCCGGACGGCCCACGGAAATCGGCTCCATCAATGGCCAGGTGCTGGAACGCGCGCGGCAGGCCGGGGTGGCGGTGCCCCACACCGAAACCCTGCTCGGCCTGCTGCGGCTGATCGAACAACGCGCCGCCGTGTAG